In Spirosoma aureum, a single genomic region encodes these proteins:
- a CDS encoding fatty acid desaturase family protein — MKVLGTIHDPTFTGRTYNRLDQFFLPYIKDERDLPFVYLTIRISFILIPLAALLFMPFITGWVWWAVAAIHFYVSNFVFKGPFGLMLHCTSHRPFFKAEYPRLNNYLPWILAPFFGHTPETYYSHHIGMHHPENNLEDDDSSTMEFQRDSLRSFLSYFGQFFVLGVHNLLGYLRRKNRNKLASRAMTGEIVFGLLCTLLCFVNWPATVLVFLLPLFIYRMIAMMGNWTQHAFVDFDDPGNAYKNSITCINVKYNKKCWNDGYHISHHIRPGMHWTEHPVFFQKTIDKYAQNQAIIFDGLDFLQVFFLLMRKRYDVLASHMVNVNNAFADEDEAIALLRRRTQRIQATMPIEVSVA; from the coding sequence ATGAAAGTGCTTGGCACCATACACGACCCTACATTTACGGGCCGGACTTATAATCGGCTTGACCAATTTTTCCTCCCCTACATTAAAGACGAACGTGACCTACCGTTCGTATATCTCACAATCCGCATAAGTTTTATTCTAATTCCGCTGGCGGCTTTGTTGTTTATGCCGTTTATAACCGGCTGGGTGTGGTGGGCCGTAGCTGCCATTCATTTTTATGTTAGCAATTTCGTTTTTAAAGGTCCATTCGGGCTCATGCTTCACTGTACGAGTCATCGCCCATTTTTCAAGGCCGAATACCCTCGATTGAATAACTATTTACCGTGGATACTGGCTCCTTTTTTCGGGCACACACCCGAAACCTACTACAGCCATCATATTGGTATGCACCATCCAGAGAACAATCTGGAAGATGACGACAGTAGCACAATGGAGTTCCAGCGCGATAGTCTTCGTAGCTTCCTGAGTTATTTTGGCCAATTTTTTGTGTTAGGCGTTCATAATTTACTGGGCTACCTCCGCCGAAAAAATCGCAACAAATTAGCGAGCCGGGCCATGACTGGCGAAATCGTGTTCGGTTTACTTTGTACCCTGCTGTGCTTTGTAAACTGGCCAGCAACTGTACTCGTATTCCTGCTTCCGCTATTTATTTACCGCATGATTGCGATGATGGGCAACTGGACTCAACACGCGTTTGTGGATTTTGACGATCCGGGGAATGCTTATAAAAATAGTATTACCTGCATCAATGTAAAGTACAATAAAAAATGCTGGAACGATGGCTATCACATAAGCCATCACATCCGTCCGGGTATGCACTGGACCGAACATCCAGTTTTTTTCCAGAAAACTATTGACAAATACGCTCAAAATCAGGCTATTATTTTTGATGGGCTGGACTTTTTGCAAGTTTTCTTTTTGCTGATGCGTAAACGATATGATGTATTGGCCAGCCATATGGTCAATGTGAACAATGCTTTTGCCGATGAAGACGAAGCAATTGCCCTATTGCGTCGACGGACGCAGCGCATTCAGGCGACGATGCCGATTGAAGTATCTGTAGCCTAA
- the gnd gene encoding phosphogluconate dehydrogenase (NAD(+)-dependent, decarboxylating) translates to MHIGFIGLGKMGFNLVANLVRHGHTVVGYDINETLVEAVKAEGAQGVTTLQDLYNALPEKRVLWLMIPAGPLVDKVIDQLLAYMQPGDVVIDGGNSRYQDSIRRHAYLQEKGIGFLDCGTSGGISGALNGACTMVGGDPDVIEPLHGIFSDISVENGYLYTGPAGSGHFTKMVHNGIEYGMMQSIAEGFEVLEKSPFPFDFEAVARMWSNGSVIRGWLMELTENAFKKDARLDAIKGKMFSSGEGKWTLETALDLGVPTPVMALSLIMRYRSLQDDTFTGKVVAALRNEFGGHAVEKK, encoded by the coding sequence ATGCACATTGGATTTATTGGCTTGGGTAAAATGGGGTTCAACCTCGTTGCTAACCTGGTCCGTCATGGCCATACGGTTGTCGGTTATGACATCAATGAAACACTGGTTGAAGCCGTTAAAGCAGAAGGTGCACAGGGAGTTACAACGCTTCAGGACCTGTATAACGCGTTACCCGAAAAACGCGTTTTATGGCTGATGATTCCAGCCGGTCCGCTCGTCGATAAAGTTATTGACCAATTGCTTGCCTATATGCAACCCGGCGATGTGGTTATTGATGGCGGCAATTCGCGTTATCAGGATTCTATCCGCAGACATGCTTATCTGCAAGAAAAAGGCATCGGTTTTCTCGATTGTGGAACCAGTGGCGGAATCAGTGGCGCATTGAATGGCGCCTGCACGATGGTTGGTGGAGATCCGGATGTGATTGAGCCATTACATGGTATATTTAGCGATATTTCTGTTGAGAACGGCTACCTCTACACAGGTCCGGCGGGTAGCGGTCACTTCACAAAAATGGTGCATAATGGCATTGAATATGGCATGATGCAATCCATTGCCGAAGGTTTTGAAGTATTGGAAAAGAGCCCATTTCCATTTGATTTTGAGGCCGTTGCACGCATGTGGAGCAATGGTTCGGTGATCCGCGGCTGGCTGATGGAATTAACCGAAAATGCCTTCAAAAAAGATGCAAGACTCGATGCGATCAAGGGAAAAATGTTTTCATCGGGCGAAGGAAAGTGGACCCTTGAAACGGCTCTCGACCTGGGCGTTCCAACTCCCGTCATGGCCCTTTCGCTCATTATGCGCTACCGTTCGTTACAAGATGACACCTTCACGGGTAAAGTGGTAGCGGCTCTTCGTAATGAGTTTGGTGGTCATGCTGTTGAAAAAAAATGA
- the gldF gene encoding gliding motility-associated ABC transporter permease subunit GldF, translated as MLAIFRKEVNQFFSSPIAYIIMAVFLTVTGLLLWVFPDTSLLENGYADMGTFFNLTPYVMLFLVPAITMRSIADEVRSGTLEWLLTKPVSRWGVVGGKFLASWLLVFVTLLPTLLYYISLYQLGSPIGNIDSAGVFGSYIGLVLLAGVFVAIGLWASSLNENQVVAFVLGVFFSFLLYSGLSALAGLSILGSLSFYLAYFALDEQYRALGRGLIDSRNVVYLISLMAFFLLITVNRLKTTV; from the coding sequence GTGCTTGCCATTTTTCGCAAAGAAGTCAATCAGTTTTTCTCGTCACCTATCGCCTATATCATCATGGCTGTGTTCCTGACGGTGACAGGCTTATTGCTATGGGTATTTCCTGACACTAGCCTGCTTGAAAATGGTTATGCGGATATGGGTACTTTTTTCAACCTGACTCCCTATGTCATGCTGTTTCTTGTACCGGCAATTACCATGCGCTCCATTGCCGACGAAGTGCGTTCCGGCACGCTCGAATGGCTGCTGACTAAGCCGGTCAGTCGGTGGGGCGTGGTAGGTGGGAAATTTCTGGCGAGCTGGTTACTGGTTTTCGTGACGCTGCTGCCAACGCTGCTTTATTACATATCCTTATATCAACTCGGTTCACCGATTGGCAATATCGACTCAGCCGGTGTGTTTGGTTCATACATAGGCCTTGTTTTACTGGCTGGTGTTTTTGTTGCCATCGGTCTCTGGGCATCGTCACTCAATGAGAATCAGGTAGTTGCTTTTGTGCTGGGCGTTTTTTTTTCTTTTCTGCTTTATAGTGGTTTGAGCGCACTGGCCGGATTGTCAATACTTGGCAGTTTATCCTTCTATTTGGCCTATTTTGCATTAGATGAGCAGTATCGCGCCCTGGGTCGTGGCTTAATAGACTCGCGTAATGTCGTTTATCTGATTAGTTTAATGGCCTTCTTTTTGCTGATAACAGTAAATAGACTGAAGACAACCGTATAG
- a CDS encoding tetratricopeptide repeat protein, producing MAKKKQPSGPGPDRPGPDRPNRPVTPKPALTPANNRPIPGRSAEATLRPPIRPTAPKSVDPPSTPDLPIEARQIIWWPLAVLALLGFLLYVNTFGHQYALDDIAAVGQNLFVKKGIAGIPDLMRTEFWHFSNISLGYYRPLSLITFAIEQEYFKDDPNISHMINAGLYALTGLVIGALLQKWLPGQTITSFLIGLVFIAHPIHTEIVANIKGRDEILSFLFISLMLLSYWRYLETKQWGWIIGACVSLYLAFLSKESSIVSLGLIPAMQYWFARRNVWQSLISLWPFLIVAALFFYQKQKMIGTLSGTPPVDWANYPYAIEKTQKSTTFKFLIYYLRLLVLPHPLVYDYSYNVIPSGGKGDLLTWAGFIAFVGMLWLTWKGFIKRTLWGFGLFWFFVTMAPGLGFIWLRGGIFAERFAYAAVMGFGFILIWGLQKLLVKAPATGSDELALKPVYVRYAPLLGLMAVVAGLYSFKTIERNRDWENNFILFNSALPYAPNSCQVQRHVANEWIEKGLKDRNKADSVANATNAIKPKPSPDQIKKAQTLIDTNIAHANKHGRWALDHLQESTRIYPNFGEAYFSMAYVFQKITPNVDSAKYYYKQTIRAANAYAPAYNNLGVIYQGEGFAQNNRQKLELASYYYNRSMVVNPAYVDGQNNRANLMKASGLDVKFLPDSILNKY from the coding sequence ATGGCTAAAAAAAAACAACCTTCAGGACCAGGCCCGGATCGACCCGGCCCAGATCGGCCAAATCGCCCGGTGACACCCAAACCTGCTCTTACTCCTGCCAATAATCGCCCCATACCTGGCCGGTCAGCCGAGGCTACCCTGCGTCCACCAATCCGACCGACCGCACCTAAATCGGTAGACCCCCCATCAACGCCTGATTTACCAATTGAAGCACGCCAGATCATTTGGTGGCCGCTTGCCGTTTTGGCCTTACTTGGTTTTTTACTCTATGTGAACACATTTGGGCATCAATACGCACTTGATGACATTGCGGCAGTAGGTCAGAATTTATTCGTAAAGAAAGGCATCGCTGGTATTCCAGACCTGATGCGAACAGAATTCTGGCATTTCAGCAACATTTCACTTGGCTACTACCGACCCTTATCGCTGATCACATTTGCTATCGAGCAGGAGTATTTCAAAGATGATCCAAATATCAGCCACATGATCAATGCAGGGCTGTATGCGCTGACGGGTCTGGTGATTGGTGCTTTGTTGCAGAAGTGGCTGCCTGGTCAAACCATTACTTCTTTTCTGATCGGTCTCGTCTTTATTGCGCACCCGATTCATACTGAGATCGTTGCCAACATCAAAGGGCGTGACGAGATTCTGAGCTTTCTGTTTATTTCGTTGATGCTGCTCTCATACTGGCGGTATCTGGAAACAAAGCAATGGGGCTGGATCATAGGAGCTTGTGTATCTCTTTACCTGGCATTCCTATCCAAAGAATCGTCAATTGTCAGCCTGGGACTCATTCCAGCGATGCAATATTGGTTCGCCCGCCGAAACGTATGGCAATCATTGATCAGTTTATGGCCGTTCCTGATCGTAGCAGCGCTGTTCTTCTATCAGAAACAAAAAATGATTGGAACCCTGAGCGGTACGCCACCCGTCGACTGGGCTAACTATCCATACGCGATTGAAAAAACCCAGAAATCAACCACGTTCAAGTTTCTGATCTACTATCTCCGCTTGCTGGTTCTGCCTCATCCACTTGTTTACGATTATTCGTATAACGTGATTCCGTCGGGTGGCAAGGGAGATTTGCTAACATGGGCAGGCTTTATTGCCTTTGTGGGTATGCTCTGGCTAACCTGGAAAGGGTTTATCAAGCGGACATTGTGGGGCTTCGGTCTATTCTGGTTTTTCGTTACGATGGCTCCCGGACTCGGTTTCATCTGGCTTCGGGGCGGCATTTTTGCCGAACGATTTGCCTATGCAGCCGTGATGGGATTTGGATTTATTCTGATCTGGGGGTTACAAAAACTGTTGGTCAAAGCTCCAGCAACGGGCAGCGATGAGCTGGCACTTAAACCAGTTTATGTCCGCTATGCTCCTCTGCTGGGCTTAATGGCCGTAGTAGCAGGGCTTTATTCGTTCAAAACCATCGAACGCAACCGCGATTGGGAGAATAACTTCATTCTCTTTAACTCAGCTCTCCCCTACGCACCCAATAGTTGTCAGGTTCAGCGCCATGTTGCCAATGAATGGATTGAAAAAGGGCTTAAAGACCGTAACAAGGCCGATTCTGTTGCCAATGCGACAAACGCGATAAAGCCAAAACCGTCGCCTGATCAAATCAAAAAAGCGCAGACCTTGATTGATACAAATATTGCTCACGCCAATAAACACGGCCGCTGGGCGCTGGATCACCTACAGGAGTCAACCCGAATTTACCCGAATTTTGGCGAAGCTTATTTTTCGATGGCTTACGTATTCCAGAAAATCACGCCTAACGTCGATTCGGCCAAATATTATTACAAGCAGACCATTCGGGCGGCCAACGCCTATGCGCCGGCTTATAATAATCTGGGCGTAATCTATCAGGGTGAAGGTTTTGCACAAAATAACCGGCAGAAACTGGAACTGGCTTCGTACTACTACAATCGGTCGATGGTCGTAAATCCAGCCTATGTAGATGGGCAGAATAACCGCGCAAACCTCATGAAAGCGAGTGGCTTAGACGTGAAATTTTTACCGGATTCGATCCTGAATAAATACTAA
- a CDS encoding VanZ family protein, with translation MNYLTITRWLAIGWTIIMLIGCLTPHDQVPGVLITWSDKLLHIAIFALFGLLWMEAGIRLNIVIMAGLILGGLIEALQYLLPINRSADWADLAADFAGTIVGVVLALIWSRLYPNHRF, from the coding sequence ATGAATTATTTAACCATAACCCGTTGGCTGGCTATTGGCTGGACAATTATCATGCTTATTGGCTGCCTGACCCCTCATGATCAGGTACCCGGTGTTTTAATAACCTGGAGTGATAAACTGCTGCACATTGCCATATTTGCGCTCTTCGGATTACTCTGGATGGAGGCTGGTATTCGGCTAAATATCGTTATTATGGCCGGGCTGATTTTAGGAGGTTTGATAGAAGCACTTCAATATCTGTTACCTATTAATCGTAGTGCCGACTGGGCCGACCTGGCTGCCGATTTTGCCGGAACAATTGTTGGCGTAGTTCTGGCCCTTATCTGGTCGAGACTATACCCCAATCACCGTTTTTAA
- a CDS encoding DNA/RNA non-specific endonuclease — translation MSVKSIQVYDQLKSILVGLSLITLLNGCLPTATPKSTGQGSTEPTRDDNLALGNPSEASISDPNNYLLVKSAYVLSYSRSRGIANWVSWHLSSAWKGDSRRTNDFRPDPTLPTDWFAVRTSDYTNTGFDRGHLCPSDDRDSSPEDNAATFLLSNIVPQAPRHNREVWKSLEDYERQLTTTGNEVYVIAGTYGTGGTGQNGYMTKLANGYLTVPATLWKIIIVLPTGSNDAERVSTDTRIIAVNIPNNQTAADKPWRAYMTSVDALEDLTGYNFLTNVPTGIQRIIEARIDGGNS, via the coding sequence ATGTCAGTAAAATCAATTCAAGTGTACGATCAACTCAAAAGTATTCTTGTTGGGCTCAGCCTGATTACACTGCTCAACGGTTGCTTGCCAACCGCCACGCCGAAATCTACCGGTCAGGGTTCGACCGAACCAACTCGCGATGACAACCTGGCGTTAGGTAATCCGAGTGAAGCGTCGATTAGCGACCCCAATAATTACTTACTCGTAAAGTCGGCTTACGTGCTTTCCTACAGCCGCAGCCGGGGTATTGCAAACTGGGTTAGCTGGCACCTTAGCTCGGCCTGGAAAGGTGATAGCCGCCGAACGAACGATTTTCGACCCGACCCAACGCTTCCAACGGATTGGTTTGCGGTCCGCACATCGGATTATACCAATACCGGTTTCGACCGAGGTCACCTGTGCCCTTCCGACGATCGGGATAGTTCGCCTGAAGATAACGCAGCCACGTTTCTCCTATCCAACATCGTGCCACAAGCTCCACGACATAACCGTGAGGTCTGGAAAAGTTTAGAAGATTATGAACGTCAACTCACGACCACGGGCAATGAAGTCTATGTTATTGCCGGAACTTATGGCACTGGAGGAACTGGTCAGAACGGCTATATGACCAAGCTTGCTAACGGATATCTGACCGTTCCGGCAACACTCTGGAAAATAATCATCGTGCTGCCAACAGGGTCGAATGACGCTGAACGAGTTTCAACCGATACGCGTATTATAGCCGTCAACATTCCAAATAACCAAACAGCTGCGGATAAACCCTGGCGAGCCTACATGACTAGTGTTGACGCGTTGGAAGATCTAACGGGTTATAATTTCCTGACGAACGTACCAACTGGAATTCAGCGGATCATCGAAGCCAGAATCGATGGCGGAAACAGCTAG
- a CDS encoding DUF2846 domain-containing protein gives MKKLSLLLLLCLVVMVSAFRSDRKTIDRGDDFATVYVYRGGQFFGSTLNYSIYVNGTKICKLSNNKYIEYKAKPGKLSITAQRGGIEVFKRETELELDAEAGKKYYVKGDVKSSITRTRLEMSEVTENTAKRDMKDMTLDNCQEALNK, from the coding sequence ATGAAGAAACTTTCCCTGCTTCTATTGCTTTGCCTGGTTGTAATGGTGTCTGCTTTTCGGAGCGACAGAAAAACTATTGACCGGGGCGATGATTTTGCTACTGTATATGTCTACCGGGGTGGGCAGTTTTTTGGTTCTACATTGAACTATAGTATTTATGTCAATGGAACAAAAATCTGCAAACTGAGCAACAACAAATACATTGAATACAAAGCAAAACCAGGAAAGCTGTCGATAACAGCCCAGCGTGGAGGGATCGAGGTATTTAAACGGGAAACCGAACTGGAGCTGGATGCTGAAGCTGGCAAAAAATACTACGTTAAAGGCGATGTGAAATCGAGTATAACCCGAACACGTCTTGAAATGTCAGAAGTGACTGAAAATACGGCCAAACGTGATATGAAAGATATGACACTTGATAATTGCCAGGAAGCGTTAAATAAATGA
- a CDS encoding dihydroorotase — MQLLLRSARIIDPASLFDGQLVDLFIINGLIRQIGINLQVDEGVRIVEVDNLHVSPGWVDMRVSAQDPGFEHKEDITSVCQAAKAGGFTDIVVLPNTLPVIDSKGPLGYIRRMAEGQPVSVHVTAAVTKKAAGEDFTEMLDLHHAGAVAFTDGTHTLQNPDLFLKTLQYLQPVDGLLMNRPEETLLTLFGQMHEGIQSTLLGLKGIPALAEELMVERDLRLLDYVLGADNTHVRPVLHFSTISSARSVELIRQAKANGTPVSCDVAAHQLVFDDSALAGFDTNLKVNPPFRSVKDVDALWAGLVDGTIDAIVSDHTPQDAESKNLEFDQAEFGIIGLETVFALAATHNRNLSLSQLIDKLTIRPRHILRLPSVTIAEGQPASLTLFDPAGTWVYDQTFSKSKNSPFLGQTLTGRVIGTVHQGQFNHNA, encoded by the coding sequence ATGCAACTCTTACTTCGTTCCGCCCGTATTATAGACCCCGCTTCGTTGTTCGACGGACAGCTAGTTGATCTGTTCATTATAAACGGCCTGATCCGGCAAATCGGCATTAACCTACAAGTCGATGAGGGCGTTCGTATTGTAGAAGTCGACAATTTACATGTGTCCCCAGGCTGGGTAGATATGCGCGTATCAGCGCAGGACCCTGGTTTTGAGCACAAAGAAGACATTACAAGCGTATGTCAGGCCGCAAAAGCCGGTGGTTTTACGGATATTGTGGTCCTTCCCAACACACTGCCTGTCATTGATTCGAAAGGACCACTGGGCTACATCCGGCGTATGGCCGAAGGGCAGCCTGTAAGCGTCCATGTTACGGCGGCTGTAACAAAGAAAGCGGCTGGAGAAGACTTCACCGAAATGCTCGACCTCCACCACGCCGGAGCCGTAGCGTTTACTGACGGAACTCATACGCTTCAAAATCCAGACCTGTTTCTCAAGACATTACAATACCTTCAGCCCGTTGATGGCTTACTGATGAATCGGCCCGAGGAAACGCTGCTAACGCTTTTCGGGCAAATGCACGAAGGCATCCAGAGTACGTTGCTTGGCCTGAAGGGGATTCCTGCTCTAGCCGAAGAATTAATGGTTGAGCGGGATTTACGGCTACTGGATTATGTGCTGGGAGCGGATAATACGCATGTCCGCCCTGTTCTTCATTTCTCGACCATTTCATCGGCTCGTTCGGTTGAACTGATTCGTCAGGCAAAGGCCAACGGTACGCCTGTAAGTTGCGATGTTGCGGCTCATCAGCTTGTATTCGATGATTCAGCACTGGCCGGATTTGACACCAACCTGAAAGTAAATCCACCCTTCCGGTCAGTAAAGGATGTAGACGCGCTTTGGGCTGGCCTGGTCGACGGAACAATCGATGCAATTGTATCAGATCATACGCCACAGGACGCGGAAAGCAAAAATCTGGAGTTTGATCAGGCGGAGTTCGGCATCATTGGCCTGGAAACTGTTTTTGCGCTCGCAGCAACGCACAATCGAAACCTTTCGCTGTCTCAATTAATCGACAAGCTGACGATTCGTCCGAGGCATATTCTGAGATTGCCGTCCGTAACTATTGCGGAAGGTCAACCCGCCAGCCTTACGCTATTTGATCCAGCCGGAACCTGGGTTTATGACCAAACATTCTCTAAATCAAAAAATTCGCCCTTTTTAGGTCAGACGCTTACCGGACGTGTTATCGGGACTGTGCATCAGGGTCAATTTAACCATAATGCATGA
- a CDS encoding DUF4199 domain-containing protein, with translation MKAILAYFNHPLLKIPLLSGLATGVLCFLYFLALYALGIAPLGNIRVLDFGIHIIMMIAAVWYYRKYIGHGMLHLWEGITICYVLNTIAALVTAWLIYFFVTQVNPDVFAEYVVNSKKLLLEGKKQLVDQFGPDTFNDQWSKVSNMTPGVLLPDELTKKTALAVLPVLIISLIFRKQDYNVLQ, from the coding sequence ATGAAAGCTATCCTCGCTTATTTCAATCATCCGTTGTTAAAGATTCCGCTTCTTAGCGGGCTGGCTACGGGTGTTTTATGTTTTCTCTATTTTCTGGCGCTTTATGCACTGGGGATAGCGCCACTCGGCAATATTCGGGTTTTGGATTTCGGCATTCACATCATCATGATGATAGCTGCCGTTTGGTATTATCGAAAATACATCGGCCACGGCATGCTGCATCTTTGGGAAGGCATAACGATTTGCTACGTGCTGAATACCATTGCAGCTCTGGTGACCGCCTGGCTTATTTATTTCTTTGTGACCCAGGTCAATCCGGATGTCTTTGCTGAGTACGTCGTTAATTCTAAAAAATTACTGCTCGAAGGCAAGAAACAATTAGTTGATCAGTTTGGACCCGATACGTTCAACGACCAATGGTCAAAGGTTTCGAACATGACACCCGGTGTACTGCTTCCTGACGAGTTGACGAAAAAAACGGCACTGGCAGTACTGCCAGTCCTCATTATTTCGCTGATTTTCCGCAAGCAGGATTACAACGTTTTGCAGTAG
- a CDS encoding DUF4199 domain-containing protein: MNEQPSSTRIALKWGLFLGLALIAITLVMYLTDQAGNGWFNLLTLVAMVAFLILAMRDYRTSTGGYMSYGEGFGIGALLSAVGGLLSAAFITFYNVVIDPTIQQRAFEQAREKLEEQGKLSDEQIDQALEFSQKFQSPGFTFIAGVFGTLIFGALLSLIIAAFIRRNKTNPFE, encoded by the coding sequence ATGAACGAACAACCCTCCTCCACCCGCATTGCGTTGAAATGGGGGCTCTTTCTCGGTTTAGCCCTGATCGCCATCACGCTGGTGATGTACCTCACCGATCAGGCAGGTAATGGCTGGTTTAATCTATTGACTCTCGTTGCTATGGTTGCTTTTTTAATACTGGCCATGCGAGACTATAGGACAAGTACAGGTGGCTACATGAGCTATGGCGAAGGGTTCGGTATTGGCGCACTCTTATCGGCCGTCGGAGGATTATTATCGGCTGCGTTTATTACTTTCTACAACGTCGTTATTGATCCTACTATTCAGCAACGGGCTTTTGAACAGGCACGCGAAAAGCTGGAAGAACAGGGAAAATTATCCGATGAGCAGATTGATCAGGCCCTCGAATTTTCACAAAAATTTCAATCACCGGGCTTTACCTTCATTGCTGGTGTGTTCGGTACGCTCATCTTCGGGGCTCTTTTGTCATTAATTATTGCCGCATTTATACGCCGGAATAAAACCAATCCGTTTGAATAA